A stretch of the Nitrospira sp. genome encodes the following:
- a CDS encoding NAD(P)H-dependent oxidoreductase, which yields MRQMWRVLLLCAASFAAIPMIGQSADGQEPVQVLIAYHSLSGHTEKMADAVAQGARVVPGTQVIVKRVGQVTSEELFAADAIVLGSPVYWSNMAGEVKTFIDDWQFKFGVFPEFKLKNKVGAAFVTGGQISSGKELTMLSMLAAMLGNYMVVVSGGGAFGASATTEGMSPGIDEQELASARELGGRVAEITAAIKRGFTLDRPRTR from the coding sequence GATCGGCCAGTCTGCCGATGGACAGGAACCGGTGCAAGTCCTGATTGCCTACCATTCTTTGTCCGGTCATACGGAAAAAATGGCTGATGCGGTCGCACAAGGGGCTCGGGTGGTGCCTGGTACCCAGGTGATCGTCAAACGAGTCGGGCAGGTGACGTCGGAGGAGTTATTTGCGGCAGATGCAATCGTGCTCGGTTCCCCGGTCTACTGGTCAAACATGGCCGGTGAGGTCAAGACGTTCATCGACGACTGGCAATTCAAGTTCGGGGTCTTTCCAGAGTTTAAGCTCAAGAATAAGGTTGGCGCGGCATTTGTCACTGGCGGTCAGATTTCCAGCGGGAAAGAGTTGACGATGCTATCCATGCTGGCGGCTATGCTCGGGAATTACATGGTTGTGGTCAGCGGCGGAGGGGCGTTCGGAGCCTCTGCGACGACGGAAGGCATGAGCCCGGGCATCGACGAACAGGAGTTGGCCTCAGCCAGGGAGTTGGGGGGGAGGGTTGCGGAAATTACGGCGGCGATCAAGCGCGGATTCACATTGGATCGGCCGCGCACAAGGTGA